In 'Nostoc azollae' 0708, the following are encoded in one genomic region:
- the sfsA gene encoding DNA/RNA nuclease SfsA: MTDWLYRYPKLYPGFLLKRYKRFFADVQLTSGEVVTAHCPNTGPMTGVSKIGSPVQLSQSDNPNRKLAYTLELIQVQEQEPTWVGVNTALPNRVIKLALEKFLFPELRDYTQVKGEVIYGKDKKSRVDFYLTGSEKQSPIYLEVKNTTWTQGNLALFPDTETTRGQKHLRELMEVLPHSRAVMLYFINRGDCPEFAPGDSTDPVYGKLLRQAITVGLEVLPCRFDVSPEGIRYLGLAKLKT; the protein is encoded by the coding sequence ATGACCGATTGGCTTTATCGCTACCCAAAATTATACCCTGGTTTTCTACTCAAACGCTACAAGCGTTTTTTTGCTGATGTACAGCTGACTTCAGGGGAGGTTGTAACAGCACACTGTCCTAATACCGGTCCAATGACAGGAGTTTCAAAAATTGGTAGTCCGGTACAGCTTTCTCAAAGTGACAATCCTAATCGCAAATTAGCTTATACATTAGAGTTGATTCAAGTACAAGAACAAGAACCAACTTGGGTCGGTGTAAATACTGCTTTACCTAATCGAGTCATAAAACTAGCTTTAGAAAAATTTCTTTTTCCTGAATTAAGAGATTATACACAAGTTAAAGGTGAGGTGATTTATGGAAAAGATAAAAAAAGCCGTGTAGATTTCTACCTAACAGGAAGTGAGAAACAAAGCCCAATTTATTTAGAGGTAAAAAACACAACTTGGACGCAAGGAAATTTAGCCTTATTTCCCGACACAGAAACCACAAGAGGACAAAAACATTTACGAGAATTAATGGAAGTTCTGCCCCACAGTCGTGCAGTGATGCTTTATTTTATCAATCGGGGTGACTGTCCAGAGTTTGCGCCTGGAGATAGCACCGACCCTGTGTATGGTAAGTTATTACGGCAGGCGATCACAGTCGGTTTAGAAGTCTTACCCTGTCGTTTTGACGTGTCTCCAGAAGGAATCCGTTATTTAGGGTTAGCAAAACTGAAAACGTGA
- a CDS encoding 2TM domain-containing protein → MKAFESNSLRSYSQEEVQQILQLAIARQTDDGAQEFSYQQIIEIAAELQISSEAVKQAECDWILQKSDVQQRKAFDLYRQGKFKKRLGNYAIINGFVILINLLGGTGLTWSIYVLLFCGLGIVLDIWNTFQSKGEEYENAFQKWKRKHQIKQTINTVVNKWFKAFQPY, encoded by the coding sequence ATGAAGGCTTTTGAATCTAACAGCTTGCGTTCTTACAGCCAAGAAGAGGTGCAGCAAATACTGCAACTTGCGATCGCACGTCAAACTGATGATGGTGCTCAAGAATTTTCATATCAGCAAATCATCGAAATTGCTGCTGAGTTGCAAATATCATCAGAAGCTGTCAAACAAGCCGAATGTGATTGGATATTACAAAAAAGTGACGTTCAGCAACGAAAAGCTTTTGACCTTTACCGCCAAGGAAAATTTAAAAAACGCCTGGGTAATTATGCAATTATTAATGGTTTTGTGATACTTATAAACTTACTTGGTGGAACTGGTCTTACTTGGTCAATATACGTTTTACTGTTCTGTGGATTAGGAATTGTACTTGATATCTGGAATACCTTTCAAAGCAAAGGTGAAGAATATGAAAATGCATTCCAAAAATGGAAGCGTAAACATCAAATTAAACAAACTATTAACACAGTTGTGAATAAATGGTTTAAAGCGTTTCAACCATATTAA
- a CDS encoding diguanylate cyclase domain-containing protein yields MYQFNQTQQLPIPLSVSIGIQSYDTNHTISLDDLITLAHIHIYENKETGNRQ; encoded by the coding sequence ATCTACCAATTCAATCAAACTCAACAGTTACCAATTCCCCTATCCGTGAGTATTGGTATTCAATCCTATGATACCAATCATACTATTTCACTAGATGACCTGATTACATTAGCTCATATTCATATATATGAAAACAAGGAAACAGGGAACAGGCAATAG
- a CDS encoding NAD(P)H-quinone oxidoreductase subunit H, translated as MSRIETRTEPMVLNMGPHHPSMHGVLRLIMTLDGEDVVDCEPVIGYLHRGMEKIAENRSTVMYVPYVSRWDYAAGMFNEAVTVNAPEKLAGITVPKRASYIRVIMLELNRIANHLLWFGPFLADVGAQTPFFYQFREREMIYDLWEAATGYRMVNNNYFRVGGVAADLPYGWVDKCLEFCEYFIPKVDEYERLVTNNPIFRRRIEGIGTITRQEAINWGLSGPMLRGSGVKWDLRKVDHYECYDDFDWEVQWETVGDCLARYMVRMREMRESVKIIKQAIKGLPGGSYENLEAKRLMAGKKSEWDGFDYQFVAKKVAPTFKIPTGEIYSRVESGKGELGIYLVGDNNVFPWRWKIRAADFNNLQILPHLLRGMKVADVVVILGSIDVIMGSVDR; from the coding sequence ATGAGTAGAATAGAAACCCGCACTGAACCAATGGTGCTAAATATGGGACCTCATCACCCATCAATGCACGGAGTTCTGCGGCTAATTATGACACTGGATGGCGAGGATGTCGTTGACTGTGAACCAGTCATTGGCTACCTGCATAGGGGAATGGAAAAAATTGCTGAAAACCGTTCTACCGTGATGTATGTCCCCTACGTCAGCCGTTGGGACTATGCAGCGGGAATGTTCAATGAAGCAGTTACAGTTAACGCACCTGAAAAATTAGCAGGTATTACAGTTCCCAAACGCGCCAGCTACATCCGCGTGATTATGCTGGAACTAAACCGCATCGCCAACCATTTACTGTGGTTTGGTCCTTTTCTCGCTGACGTGGGCGCACAAACCCCCTTCTTTTATCAATTCCGGGAACGGGAAATGATTTATGATCTGTGGGAAGCTGCCACAGGTTATCGGATGGTAAACAACAACTACTTCCGTGTTGGTGGTGTAGCTGCTGATTTACCCTATGGTTGGGTAGACAAGTGCTTAGAATTTTGTGAATACTTTATCCCCAAAGTAGACGAATACGAACGCTTAGTTACTAACAATCCCATTTTCCGGAGACGCATCGAAGGTATTGGTACAATTACCCGCCAAGAAGCAATTAACTGGGGACTTTCTGGCCCTATGTTACGTGGTTCTGGCGTAAAATGGGACTTGCGAAAAGTCGACCATTATGAATGTTATGACGACTTCGACTGGGAAGTACAGTGGGAAACAGTCGGTGATTGTCTCGCCCGTTATATGGTAAGAATGCGGGAAATGCGGGAATCGGTAAAAATCATCAAACAAGCTATCAAAGGTTTACCCGGTGGTTCCTACGAAAACCTGGAAGCTAAGCGTTTAATGGCTGGTAAGAAATCAGAGTGGGATGGTTTTGATTACCAGTTTGTCGCCAAGAAAGTTGCTCCCACTTTCAAAATTCCCACAGGTGAAATCTATTCCCGTGTAGAAAGCGGTAAAGGGGAACTGGGTATTTATCTAGTTGGTGATAATAATGTTTTCCCCTGGCGGTGGAAAATTCGCGCTGCCGATTTCAATAACCTTCAAATTCTACCTCATTTGTTACGAGGAATGAAGGTAGCAGATGTGGTGGTAATTCTTGGCAGTATTGACGTAATTATGGGTTCTGTTGACAGATAA
- a CDS encoding GGDEF domain-containing protein has protein sequence MENTEIYSQLERQLRDRTNALEAANTLLQKEIQERKAIEAEIRRLSLTDELTGLHNRGGFYLLAEQQLRLAKRSQIYTSLIFIELNEFEQINQTWGNELSQDAIVAIAKLLKRCFRSSDTLGRIGEYQFAVLIQGQDLSCEVIQNRVKTNRPLAELI, from the coding sequence ATGGAGAATACAGAGATATATTCTCAACTAGAGCGACAATTGCGCGATCGCACAAATGCCTTAGAAGCAGCCAATACCCTTCTGCAAAAAGAAATACAAGAACGCAAAGCCATTGAAGCAGAAATTCGCCGTCTCTCCCTTACAGACGAACTCACTGGACTGCATAACCGAGGTGGTTTTTACCTATTGGCTGAACAACAGCTAAGATTAGCGAAGCGATCACAAATTTATACTAGTCTCATCTTCATTGAACTCAACGAATTTGAACAAATCAATCAAACCTGGGGTAATGAACTCAGCCAAGATGCTATTGTTGCCATAGCCAAATTGCTCAAACGCTGTTTTCGCAGTTCTGATACATTAGGACGAATCGGGGAATATCAGTTTGCAGTGCTAATCCAAGGACAGGATCTGAGTTGCGAAGTCATACAAAACCGAGTAAAAACCAATAGACCTCTTGCAGAATTAATTTGA
- a CDS encoding serine/threonine-protein kinase — MICCLNPDCQNPQNLDGKEFCQSCNTPLIPLLRNRFRVIRVLSDEGGFGRTYLSEDTDKLNECCVIKQLAPKFQGTWSQKKAMQLFSEEAKLLQELGEHPQIPTLLAYFEQDNCLYLVQQFIDGNNLLKELQLRKSYRDWDLQSILLDLLPILKFIHSRGVIHRDIKPENIIRRKTDGRLTLIDFGSSKQLTAKIQKKSGTSIGSHGYSAIEQIRDGKAYPASDLFGLGATCFHLLTGISPFQLWMEYGYSWVKNWQDYLRCPLSHELAQIIDKLLQIDIQHRYQWADEVIRDLSKHYTHLLAPASNSFLPTSAKKVDFYPQKYFLIRNLVLIVGTIVFLGLGEFGYRKFDQLQMVIFSSLHPLQRSKPNSEVVLYQPPQKHVERVGLLKTISMKNDLVSSIAISSDNKTIASSGKNLIKLWNMNTGQQISVLKGHTQKVNVVAISPDGKTLVSGSDDYTIKIWKLSTKKVIHTLNIHTDVVHAVAISKDGKTLVSASDDKTIKVWNLGTGKLIRTLKGHSYWVRSVAISPNNFTLASGSFDKTIKLWNLTQEKPIHTLTPNSQTVTSLAFSPDGKILASASRDRKIKLWNIGTGKEIRTLAGQDNNVTSLAFSHDGKTLVSGNRNCMECDYSIKSNIKLWDVATGEELAPFTKNTNTVTSLAFSADGKILVSGEENNKIKVWRFSR; from the coding sequence ATGATATGTTGCTTAAATCCCGATTGCCAAAATCCTCAAAATCTAGACGGGAAAGAGTTCTGTCAAAGTTGTAATACTCCCCTCATACCACTTTTAAGAAATCGTTTCCGTGTGATCCGGGTACTTTCAGATGAAGGAGGATTTGGCAGAACCTATTTATCGGAAGATACAGATAAATTAAATGAATGTTGTGTCATTAAACAGTTAGCACCAAAATTTCAAGGAACTTGGTCACAAAAAAAAGCAATGCAGTTATTTAGTGAAGAAGCAAAGCTACTTCAAGAACTAGGGGAACATCCACAAATTCCCACTCTATTAGCTTACTTTGAGCAAGATAACTGCTTGTATTTGGTACAACAGTTTATTGATGGAAATAATTTACTAAAAGAATTGCAGTTACGGAAGAGCTATCGAGATTGGGATCTTCAATCTATTTTGCTGGATTTATTACCTATTCTCAAATTTATTCATAGTCGAGGAGTTATTCATAGAGATATCAAACCAGAAAATATCATCCGTCGCAAAACGGATGGTAGATTAACTTTAATAGATTTTGGCTCATCCAAGCAATTAACAGCCAAAATCCAGAAAAAAAGTGGTACTTCTATCGGTTCTCATGGTTATTCTGCAATTGAACAAATCAGAGATGGTAAAGCCTACCCTGCTAGTGATCTATTTGGTTTAGGGGCTACTTGCTTTCATTTGTTGACGGGAATTTCTCCTTTTCAATTGTGGATGGAATATGGGTATAGTTGGGTAAAAAATTGGCAAGATTATTTGCGCTGTCCTCTGAGTCATGAATTAGCACAAATAATTGATAAGTTATTACAAATAGATATTCAGCATCGCTACCAATGGGCTGATGAGGTAATCCGAGATTTAAGTAAACATTACACACATCTACTAGCACCAGCTAGTAATTCATTTCTACCGACATCAGCAAAGAAAGTAGATTTTTATCCTCAAAAATATTTTCTGATCAGAAATTTAGTTTTAATAGTAGGGACAATTGTATTTTTAGGTTTAGGAGAATTTGGTTATAGAAAATTTGATCAGCTACAAATGGTGATTTTTTCCAGTTTACATCCACTGCAACGTAGTAAACCTAATAGTGAAGTAGTTCTCTATCAGCCACCACAGAAACATGTAGAAAGAGTCGGTTTGCTGAAGACTATTTCGATGAAAAATGACTTAGTTTCATCTATTGCTATTAGTTCAGATAATAAAACTATTGCTAGTAGTGGTAAAAATCTGATTAAATTATGGAATATGAATACAGGTCAACAAATTTCAGTCCTGAAAGGACATACACAAAAAGTAAATGTAGTGGCTATTAGTCCAGATGGAAAAACCCTAGTCAGTGGTAGTGATGATTATACAATTAAAATTTGGAAGCTAAGCACGAAAAAAGTAATTCACACCCTGAATATTCATACAGATGTAGTTCATGCTGTGGCTATTAGTAAAGATGGAAAAACTCTGGTTAGTGCTAGTGATGACAAAACAATTAAAGTGTGGAATTTAGGAACTGGAAAACTAATTCGCACCTTAAAAGGTCATTCTTACTGGGTTCGTTCTGTGGCTATTAGTCCGAATAATTTTACTCTAGCAAGTGGTAGTTTTGATAAGACTATTAAACTCTGGAATCTTACTCAAGAAAAACCAATTCATACATTAACTCCAAATTCGCAAACTGTCACATCTTTAGCTTTTAGTCCCGATGGTAAAATTCTTGCTAGTGCTAGTCGCGATCGCAAGATTAAATTATGGAATATTGGTACAGGTAAGGAAATTCGCACTTTAGCAGGACAAGATAATAATGTTACATCTTTAGCTTTTAGCCACGATGGTAAAACTCTGGTGAGTGGTAATCGCAATTGTATGGAATGTGATTACTCTATTAAGAGTAATATTAAATTATGGGATGTGGCTACAGGTGAGGAACTTGCACCTTTTACAAAAAATACTAATACAGTTACATCTCTGGCTTTTAGTGCTGATGGTAAAATCTTGGTAAGTGGTGAAGAGAATAATAAGATTAAAGTTTGGCGATTTTCACGGTGA